A genomic stretch from Chitinophagaceae bacterium includes:
- a CDS encoding asparagine synthetase B, producing the protein MKKIFFTLFFVFSISGLYASYILIPMDDSQREHLKAYGIAYWVLEKDVKVDWLLNYRGGSFAFRRVDAFERECRLRGVNYEIVPSAAYTRIVQEISHPEANMDVIQLETPPKIAVYSPKTAQPWDDAVTLALSYAEIPYDVIYNDEILSDELPKYDWLHLHHEDFTGQYGKFYRAYRHAQWYKDQVADLESMAQRNGFSKVSDMKLGVVLKIRDFVSGGGFMFAMCSATDTYDIALAAKNVDIVDYMFDGDPPDPQAQEKLDFSNTLAFKDFQLRMDPYEYQHSTIDANFRRPQVRQEMDVFTLFEFSAKWDPVPTMLTQSHKRVIKGFMGQTTAFRKDHIKPNVTILGENAGLNEAKYIHGTFGYGMWTFYGGHDPEDYRHFVGDPPTDLSLHPTSPGYRLILNNVLFPAARKEKRKTLIDEQISPVETISLK; encoded by the coding sequence ATGAAAAAAATATTTTTCACTCTCTTTTTCGTATTTAGCATCTCGGGGCTTTATGCTTCCTATATTTTAATCCCGATGGATGATAGTCAGCGGGAACATCTTAAAGCTTACGGTATCGCATACTGGGTCTTAGAAAAAGATGTTAAAGTTGACTGGCTGTTAAACTATCGCGGAGGAAGTTTTGCTTTCCGCCGGGTTGATGCATTTGAAAGAGAATGTCGGTTACGTGGAGTTAATTACGAAATAGTGCCTTCAGCAGCTTACACCCGAATAGTTCAGGAAATTAGTCATCCTGAGGCTAATATGGATGTTATTCAATTAGAAACGCCGCCTAAAATTGCCGTTTATTCACCCAAAACCGCACAGCCCTGGGACGATGCCGTAACATTAGCATTATCTTATGCTGAGATTCCTTACGATGTAATTTATAATGATGAGATTCTTTCAGATGAATTGCCGAAATATGATTGGCTACACTTACACCATGAGGATTTTACAGGGCAATACGGAAAATTTTATCGTGCGTACAGACATGCTCAATGGTATAAAGATCAGGTTGCTGATTTGGAAAGTATGGCTCAGAGAAATGGTTTCAGTAAGGTTTCTGACATGAAATTAGGTGTTGTTTTAAAAATAAGAGACTTTGTCTCCGGTGGTGGTTTTATGTTTGCTATGTGTTCCGCTACCGATACTTATGACATTGCACTTGCCGCAAAAAATGTAGATATAGTAGACTATATGTTTGATGGTGACCCTCCTGATCCACAGGCTCAGGAAAAGCTTGATTTTTCGAATACACTTGCATTTAAAGACTTTCAGTTACGAATGGATCCATACGAGTATCAACATTCAACTATTGATGCAAACTTCAGAAGACCTCAGGTACGTCAAGAAATGGATGTATTTACTTTATTTGAATTTTCTGCCAAGTGGGACCCGGTTCCAACAATGTTAACCCAAAGTCATAAAAGGGTAATAAAAGGATTTATGGGGCAAACTACTGCTTTCCGAAAAGATCACATTAAGCCGAATGTTACCATTTTAGGAGAAAATGCCGGTTTAAATGAAGCAAAATATATACACGGTACTTTTGGTTACGGCATGTGGACTTTCTACGGTGGTCACGACCCTGAAGATTATCGTCACTTTGTTGGAGACCCGCCTACAGATTTAAGCTTACACCCAACCTCACCCGGTTACCGCTTGATTTTAAACAATGTATTGTTTCCTGCTGCAAGAAAGGAAAAGCGAAAAACATTAATTGATGAACAGATAAGCCCCGTTGAAACCATTAGCTTGAAATAA
- a CDS encoding PKD domain-containing protein produces MKCIQKSECKKSFKSFSVFAVLSILAIFSLTQCTKDPVRGWTYFTESPSPPEIVSLTSVIKNCSPPYPVTFFQQTENLLGNVNYLWDFGDGTTSIEQNPTHIYQTPGDYTITLVISNEVGADTAVLEVPELSQTSIPVEAGFAYTHFNNNNFAPNKIEFSNFSSGANIFAWDFGDGSQDNDDDPVHIFQNSGQYTVKLKGTCTDGTYDEVTQQIFISPAPQRIFIDSINLMLPSQYRNRLIYIEVYHNTTFVGATNARTPSSYPVKFRASQHFPGGYFFDFVNYGQNEVFKFVILRERTDEPPEFLYEITLSPYAIQNNFYPKAYFQIEHVPVLKDVFIDLYMSY; encoded by the coding sequence ATGAAATGTATTCAAAAAAGTGAGTGTAAAAAATCATTTAAGAGTTTTAGTGTTTTTGCCGTGTTATCTATTCTTGCAATTTTTTCATTAACTCAATGTACCAAGGATCCGGTAAGGGGCTGGACTTATTTTACAGAATCCCCTTCACCACCTGAAATTGTAAGTTTGACTTCAGTTATTAAGAATTGCTCACCACCTTATCCGGTTACCTTTTTTCAACAAACAGAAAATCTACTTGGTAATGTTAATTATCTATGGGATTTTGGTGACGGAACAACTTCTATTGAACAAAACCCGACTCATATCTACCAAACTCCAGGTGATTATACTATCACTTTGGTTATATCAAACGAGGTAGGTGCAGATACAGCTGTCCTTGAAGTACCGGAGCTTTCTCAAACATCTATACCCGTTGAAGCCGGATTTGCTTATACTCATTTTAATAACAATAATTTTGCGCCAAACAAAATAGAATTTTCTAACTTTTCTTCCGGAGCCAATATTTTTGCCTGGGATTTTGGTGATGGTAGTCAGGATAATGATGATGACCCGGTACATATATTTCAAAATTCCGGACAGTATACCGTTAAACTGAAAGGGACATGTACTGATGGCACATATGATGAAGTAACACAACAAATATTTATCAGCCCGGCACCACAAAGAATTTTCATAGATTCTATCAATTTAATGTTGCCTTCTCAATACAGAAACAGACTTATTTACATAGAGGTCTACCATAACACTACTTTTGTTGGAGCTACAAATGCCAGAACTCCAAGTAGTTATCCGGTAAAATTCAGAGCATCTCAACATTTTCCGGGAGGCTATTTCTTTGACTTTGTAAACTACGGCCAAAATGAAGTATTTAAGTTTGTGATTTTAAGAGAAAGAACGGATGAACCCCCTGAATTTCTTTATGAAATCACGCTTTCCCCCTATGCAATTCAAAATAATTTTTATCCGAAAGCATATTTTCAGATTGAACACGTACCTGTCTTAAAAGATGTTTTTATTGACTTATACATGAGTTATTAA